A single region of the Anticarsia gemmatalis isolate Benzon Research Colony breed Stoneville strain chromosome 11, ilAntGemm2 primary, whole genome shotgun sequence genome encodes:
- the Rap1 gene encoding RAS oncogene family member Rap1, translating to MREYKIVVLGSGGVGKSALTVQFVQGIFVEKYDPTIEDSYRKQVEVDGQQCMLEILDTAGTEQFTAMRDLYMKNGQGFVLVYSITAQSTFNDLQDLREQILRVKDKDDVPMVLVGNKTDLEAERVVGKEQGSNLARHFNCSFMETSAKAKIHVNDVFYDLVRQINRKSPKNVEIKARKGPKCAIL from the coding sequence ATGCGTGAATACAAAATAGTCGTGTTAGGTAGCGGAGGCGTGGGAAAGTCCGCCCTGACAGTACAGTTCGTACAAGGCATCTTTGTCGAGAAATACGACCCCACCATCGAGGACAGCTATCGGAAACAGGTGGAAGTTGACGGACAACAATGCATGCTAGAAATTCTGGACACGGCTGGCACGGAGCAATTTACAGCGATGAGAGATTTGTATATGAAGAATGGCCAGGGATTCGTCTTAGTATACTCCATTACCGCACAATCGACGTTTAACGATCTACAAGACCTGCGGGAGCAAATCCTGCGAGTGAAGGACAAGGACGACGTACCGATGGTGCTGGTGGGCAACAAAACGGATCTGGAGGCAGAGCGCGTGGTGGGCAAGGAGCAGGGCAGTAATCTCGCGCGACACTTCAACTGCTCCTTTATGGAGACCTCGGCGAAGGCTAAAATCCACGTGAACGATGTGTTCTATGACCTAGTGCGACAGATCAACAGGAAATCACCTAAAAATGTTGAGATCAAAGCAAGAAAAGGACCGAAATGTGCAATTCTGTAA